From Musa acuminata AAA Group cultivar baxijiao chromosome BXJ3-8, Cavendish_Baxijiao_AAA, whole genome shotgun sequence, one genomic window encodes:
- the LOC103996147 gene encoding aspartic proteinase oryzasin-1, whose translation MGTRCGVVVIPLLLSILLLVSAVPASAEEDGFIRIGLKKKPLDESSRLASRIMDKERKSLMGRKYGLGDGLEDEGDADYISLKNYMNAQYFGEIGVGTPAQKFTVIFDTGSSNLWVPSAKCYFSLACYFHSKYKSSKSSSYKKNGKPAAIRYGSGSISGFFSQDHVTVGDLVVKDQVFIEATREPSVTFLVAKFDGILGLGFKEISVGNVTPVWYNIVEQGLVKEPIFSFWFNRNSEDGEGGEIVFGGVDPSHYKGEHTYVPVTQKGYWQFKMGDVMIGGQSTGYCAGGCAAIADSGTSLLAGPTTIIAEINHKIGASGVVSQECKAVVAEYGQQILDLLLAETQPAKICAQIGLCTFDGTRGISIGLESVVNDNGDISAGLQSDAMCSACEMAVVWMQNQLRQNQTKEHILNYINELCDRLPSPMGESAVDCGALASMPGVSFTIGGKVFELKPEQYILKVGEGSVAQCISGFTAFDIPPPRGPLWILGDVFMGAYHTVFDYGNLRIGFAEAA comes from the exons ATGGGAACAAGATGCGGGGTGGTTGTGATTCCTCTTCTTCTCTCGATCTTGTTGCTTGTTTCTGCTGTTCCGGCATCGGCCGAGGAAGATGGATTTATCAGGATTGGCCTGAAGAAGAAACCCTTAGATGaaagcagcaggcttgcgtcacgGATAATGGACAAGGAAAGGAAGAGCTTGATGGGCCGGAAGTATGGACTTGGAGATGGTCTCGAGGACGAAGGAGATGCTGATTATATTTCCCTGAAGAACTACATGAACGCGCAGTACTTCGGGGAGATCGGCGTTGGAACACCTGCGCAGAAGTTCACCGTGATATTTGACACTGGCAGCTCAAATTTGTGGGTTCCATCTGCCAAGTGTTACTTCTCG TTGGCTTGTTATTTCCATTCGAAGTATAAGTCAAGCAAGTCAAGCTCCTACAAAAAGAACG GGAAGCCAGCAGCCATTCGCTATGGATCTGGGTCAATTTCTGGTTTTTTTAGTCAAGATCATGTTACGGTTGGTGATCTAGTTGTCAAAGATCAG gtttttattgAGGCCACCAGAGAGCCTAGTGTCACGTTTTTGGTTGCAAAATTTGATGGCATACTTGGACTTGGATTTAAGGAAATATCAGTTGGCAATGTTACACCTGTGTG GTACAATATTGTTGAGCAAGGCCTTGTAAAAGAACCTATTTTCTCTTTCTGGTTTAATCGAAATTCCGAGGACGGGGAGGGAGGTGAAATTGTATTTGGAGGTGTTGATCCAAGTCATTACAAGGGTGAACACACTTATGTTCCTGTGACTCAGAAGGGATACTGGCAG TTTAAGATGGGAGATGTCATGATTGGTGGCCAATCTACTG GGTATTGTGCTGGTGGTTGTGCAGCAATTGCAGATTCTGGAACTTCTTTGCTTGCTGGTCCAACA ACCATCATTGCAGAGATCAACCACAAAATTGGAGCTTCTGGTGTTGTTAGTCAAGAGTGCAAAGCAGTAGTAGCTGAATATGGGCAACAAATTCTGGATTTGTTGTTGGCAGAG ACACAACCTGCCAAGATTTGTGCTCAGATTGGTCTGTGTACCTTTGATGGAACCCGTGGTATTAG TATTGGCCTTGAGAGCGTGGTGAATGATAATGGTGATATATCAGCTGGTCTCCAGAGTGATGCTATGTGCAGTGCTTGTGAGATGGCAGTTGTTTGGATGCAAAATCAGTTGAGACAGAACCAGACAAAAGAACACATATTGAATTACATCAATGAG CTATGTGATCGGCTACCTAGCCCCATGGGAGAATCAGCTGTAGATTGTGGTGCCCTTGCATCAATGCCTGGTGTCTCCTTCACTATTGGTGGTAAAGTATTTGAGCTCAAACCGGAGCAG TACATTCTCAAGGTTGGTGAGGGATCAGTGGCACAGTGCATCAGTGGGTTCACCGCTTTTGACATTCCACCACCTCGGGGCCCTCTTTG GATACTGGGAGACGTCTTCATGGGAGCCTATCATACAGTGTTTGATTATGGCAATTTGAGAATTGGGTTTGCAGAAGCAGCTTAG
- the LOC103996489 gene encoding transcription initiation factor TFIID subunit 15-like isoform X3 gives MAERWLLDVSKYKVFGMTMLDLLVLVEQVLLVVEGGAVVVVILGNVPIMLVVLWGSLVQMTGPVQFVLFNRGGCAGGYKELDEEEMEETRRRWREADEDDGEIYDEFGNLKKKFRAKTQQAESGQMVPGSGRAGWEVDETVMTGRHGMDKSRDRYRDSNKRESSKNREIDGPERERRCSRSREKERECEKERGRVSDTEHLVQKMLVIGSSA, from the exons ATGGCAGAAAGATGGTTACTGGATGTGTCCAAATACAAGGTCTTTGGTATGACAATG CTCGACCTGCTGGTGCTGGTGGAACAGGTGCTGTTGGTGGTAGAGGGAGGGGCCGTGGTGGTGGTGATACTGGGGAACGTgcccatcatgttggtggttctaTGGGGCTCTTTGGTTCAAATGACTGGCCCTGTCCAAT TTGTTTTATTTAATAGAGGAGGCTGTGCTGGTGGATACAAGGAACTTGACGAAGAAGAGATGGAGGAAACAAGGCGACGATGGAGAGAAGCTGATGAG GATGATGGGGAAATATATGATGAATTTGGCAACCTTAAGAAGAAATTCCGTGCAAAAACACAACAGGCTGAATCTGGACAGATGGTTCCTGGTTCTGGACGTGCTGGATGGGAGGTTGATGAGACAG TTATGACTGGGAGACATGGTATGGATAAAAGCAGAGACCGCTACAGAGATAGCAACAAGCGAGAAAGCAGCAAGAACCGAGAAATAGATGGTCCTGAGAGGGAAAGGCGCTGCAGCCGAAGCAGAGAAAAGGAGAGGGAGTGTGAGAAGGAAAGGGGGAGAGTTTCAGATACAGAGCACTTGGTACAAAAGATGTTGGTGATTGGTAGTAGTGCTTAA
- the LOC103996489 gene encoding transcription initiation factor TFIID subunit 15-like isoform X1, protein MIIHMLNRMALKQIQAWYLGCMMMWIVVEVEVEVVVMLQDSHGRKMVTGCVQIQGLWYDNARPAGAGGTGAVGGRGRGRGGGDTGERAHHVGGSMGLFGSNDWPCPMCGNITWAKCMKCNICNTNKSGHSECGVRGGCAGGYKELDEEEMEETRRRWREADEDDGEIYDEFGNLKKKFRAKTQQAESGQMVPGSGRAGWEVDETVMTGRHGMDKSRDRYRDSNKRESSKNREIDGPERERRCSRSREKERECEKERGRVSDTEHLVQKMLVIGSSA, encoded by the exons ATGATCATTCATATGCTCAACAGAATGGCTTTGAAGCAAATTCAAGCATGGTACCTGGGGTGTATGATGATGTGGATCGTGGTGGAGGTAGAGGTAGAGGTCGTGGTGATGCTTCAGGACAGTCATGGCAGAAAGATGGTTACTGGATGTGTCCAAATACAAGGTCTTTGGTATGACAATG CTCGACCTGCTGGTGCTGGTGGAACAGGTGCTGTTGGTGGTAGAGGGAGGGGCCGTGGTGGTGGTGATACTGGGGAACGTgcccatcatgttggtggttctaTGGGGCTCTTTGGTTCAAATGACTGGCCCTGTCCAAT GTGTGGGAACATTACCTGGGCAAAGTGCATGAAGTGCAATATATGTAACACCAACAAGTCAGGTCACAGTGAGTGTGGTGTGAG AGGAGGCTGTGCTGGTGGATACAAGGAACTTGACGAAGAAGAGATGGAGGAAACAAGGCGACGATGGAGAGAAGCTGATGAG GATGATGGGGAAATATATGATGAATTTGGCAACCTTAAGAAGAAATTCCGTGCAAAAACACAACAGGCTGAATCTGGACAGATGGTTCCTGGTTCTGGACGTGCTGGATGGGAGGTTGATGAGACAG TTATGACTGGGAGACATGGTATGGATAAAAGCAGAGACCGCTACAGAGATAGCAACAAGCGAGAAAGCAGCAAGAACCGAGAAATAGATGGTCCTGAGAGGGAAAGGCGCTGCAGCCGAAGCAGAGAAAAGGAGAGGGAGTGTGAGAAGGAAAGGGGGAGAGTTTCAGATACAGAGCACTTGGTACAAAAGATGTTGGTGATTGGTAGTAGTGCTTAA
- the LOC103996489 gene encoding transcription initiation factor TFIID subunit 15-like isoform X2, translating into MIIHMLNRMALKQIQAWYLGCMMMWIVVEVEVEVVVMLQDSHGRKMVTGCVQIQGLWYDNARPAGAGGTGAVGGRGRGRGGGDTGERAHHVGGSMGLFGSNDWPCPIGGCAGGYKELDEEEMEETRRRWREADEDDGEIYDEFGNLKKKFRAKTQQAESGQMVPGSGRAGWEVDETVMTGRHGMDKSRDRYRDSNKRESSKNREIDGPERERRCSRSREKERECEKERGRVSDTEHLVQKMLVIGSSA; encoded by the exons ATGATCATTCATATGCTCAACAGAATGGCTTTGAAGCAAATTCAAGCATGGTACCTGGGGTGTATGATGATGTGGATCGTGGTGGAGGTAGAGGTAGAGGTCGTGGTGATGCTTCAGGACAGTCATGGCAGAAAGATGGTTACTGGATGTGTCCAAATACAAGGTCTTTGGTATGACAATG CTCGACCTGCTGGTGCTGGTGGAACAGGTGCTGTTGGTGGTAGAGGGAGGGGCCGTGGTGGTGGTGATACTGGGGAACGTgcccatcatgttggtggttctaTGGGGCTCTTTGGTTCAAATGACTGGCCCTGTCCAAT AGGAGGCTGTGCTGGTGGATACAAGGAACTTGACGAAGAAGAGATGGAGGAAACAAGGCGACGATGGAGAGAAGCTGATGAG GATGATGGGGAAATATATGATGAATTTGGCAACCTTAAGAAGAAATTCCGTGCAAAAACACAACAGGCTGAATCTGGACAGATGGTTCCTGGTTCTGGACGTGCTGGATGGGAGGTTGATGAGACAG TTATGACTGGGAGACATGGTATGGATAAAAGCAGAGACCGCTACAGAGATAGCAACAAGCGAGAAAGCAGCAAGAACCGAGAAATAGATGGTCCTGAGAGGGAAAGGCGCTGCAGCCGAAGCAGAGAAAAGGAGAGGGAGTGTGAGAAGGAAAGGGGGAGAGTTTCAGATACAGAGCACTTGGTACAAAAGATGTTGGTGATTGGTAGTAGTGCTTAA